From the genome of Vicia villosa cultivar HV-30 ecotype Madison, WI linkage group LG2, Vvil1.0, whole genome shotgun sequence, one region includes:
- the LOC131649694 gene encoding uncharacterized protein LOC131649694: protein MVEELETAGVIKDPYTIIGSTLNATSLRKMGLIQAIENAPQAIPGVRNRRGPILSEFEMFFLNEQPDIKVRYLNLLKQDGSIDAPIGVCKQKLPTTKDGIVEVFPKAASQKERRTKRKQDVPSISKEKRTEEKVAEENKVVIEKENKEKEDVVIKKKQKKNEKEDDMKNDEKEAEKKKKRKKTDKTDDEKKDEKVEEKKKKVPKPSQPEIQPEKASTKPPSTTKVLTPPSSPKTNPASEHPIAEPILDVLPHQTVFPPHSNISTSQPPPHSNYEPVASSVPLNPTASESLNSDSLKELFCAYSSSTRFKTPNPELSVGVSFEFLKLKVQTGLESLKVAHNARTDYVATRRL from the exons atggttgaagaacTGGAAACTGCTGGAGTTATCAAGGATCCTTACACAATCATTGGGAGTACCTTGAATGCTACTTCTTTGAGGAAAATGGGTCTAATTCAAGCTATTGAAAATGCTCCTCAGGCTATTCCAGGAGTTAGAAACAGAAGAGGTCCAATTCTTTCTGAGTTTGAGATGTTCTTTCTGAATGAACAACCTGATATTAAGGTTCGTTACCTTAATCTTCTCAAACAAGATGGTTCTATTGATGCTCCTATTGGGGTCTGCAAGCAGAAGCTTCCGACTACCAAGGATGGTATAGTAGAAGTTTTTCCAAAAGCTGCTTCtcaaaaagaaagaaggacaaagcgtaaaCAAGATGTTCCTTCTATCAGTAAGGAGAAGCGAACTGAAGAAAAAGTTGCTGAAGAAAATAAAGTTGttattgaaaaggaaaataaagaaaaagaagatgtAGTCATcaagaagaaacagaagaagaatgAGAAAGAGGATGATATGAAAAATGATGAGAAGGAagctgaaaagaagaagaagaggaaaaagacTGATAAGACGGATGATGAGAAGAAAGATGAGAAggttgaagagaagaagaaaa aagttccaaaACCCTCTCAACCAGAAAtacaaccagaaaaagcctccaCCAAACCACCCtcaaccaccaaagttctcacccctccttcttcacccaaaACCAATCCTGCTTCTGAACATCCCATTGCTGAACCTATTCTTGATGTCTTACCCCATCAAACCGTCTTTCCccctcactcaaatatctccacttctcaacctcctcctcactcTAACTATGAACCTGTTGCCTCATCTGTTCCCCTCAACCCCACTGCATCAGAATCTCTAAATTCTGATTCTTTAAAAGAATTATTCTGTGCTT aTTCTTCTTCCACTCGTTTCAAAACCCCCAACCCTGAACTTTCTGTTGGTGTTAGTTTTGAATTTCTTAAGCTAAAGGTACAGACAGGATTAGAATCCTTGaaggttgcacataatgccaGGACGGATTATGTTGCTACTAGGAGACTTTAG